The Anabaena sp. PCC 7108 region TTTATCCAAAGGCCAAACGCGATTGCGCCCTGGTTCTATAGATAAGCGAATATCTTGCTCACGGCGACCAGCTACTTCTGATAGGGTATTGATAGCTTGTTGACACAGCATTTCCACATCGACAGGAACTAAGTTCAACGCATTTGAACTATCATCCATGATTCCTAGTTCTGTAATTTCATTGACTAAGGAAAGTAAGTAACGCCCACTGTTTTGGATAATTTCTAGATATTCCCGCTGCTTAATCGTTAAAGGCCCATAAATTTCCCGGCCGAGAACACCAGCCATTCCCAGTACGGACGTTAAAGGTGTACGTAACTCTTGAGTTAGCTGACCTAAAAGTTCTAGTTTGAGTTGCTTAGTGGAATTATAGGTTTTGTCTAAAATGGGTGGGGCAATTTTTAGGTCTATTGTCTGATCTTCTGGGAATGAAAAACTAGGAATTCTGCGAGCAGGAATAGGAATATTTTCTGATTTTCCTTGCAGTAATCGGTTGCGTTCAAACTCACTCATGCTCCAACGAGCAATAATTTGCAAAAACTCAATATCTCGCTCTGTAAAATTGCGGGGCTGGCGATCCATAACTGCTAATGCACCTAAGCAATACCCAGAAGCATCAATTAATGGCGCTCCTAAGTAAGAGCGGATACCATAATTCTGCACTAATTTACTAGAGGCTATTTCTGTATTATTAATGTCTTTAGTATCATTAATTACTAATATTCGTAATGTCTCTACCACTTGGGTGCAAAAGGAATCTCGGCGTAATAATTGACGGCTTTTTGCCAGATCATTCATTAGTCCTAATCTTGATAAGCCTACCGATGATTTTAACCAGTGGATTTCTTGATCTATAAATCCCAAAATAGAAATCTCAGCTTCTAAAAAGTGGGCAGCGGTTTGAGTGGCTTCTTCAAATACTGGAATGGTTTGGGGTTGCTTCAACCCTAATTCTGACAATAGTTTGAGGCGTTGTTGTTCTTGGGCTGGTAAAGAATTCCAACCATCACTGGAGGCAAATAATTTATTTTCATGGTCTACCATTACCGCTGCTACCTTAATACTGTGAGTGGTCTAACTACTTTGATGGAATTACTATTTCCTATTCCTTAGGATTCCCAAATTCAACCTCCGATTAACAACTTTGTCAAAATTTCTGAATTTCATTTTGGAATTTGGGGACAGAGGATCTAGAATTAATTACTGGTAATAAAAATTTTCCTGAGTTTCAGGATTTTTACTTTTTTAAGCTAGGATATTGCTACCTAATTTTTAATCCTACTTGGTCATAAATCAAATGATTACTAAAGTTCCTTTTGTAGACCTGAATTTACAACATCAGCCTATTCAACTTCAATTGCAACAGGTAATTCAGGATGTATTAGCAAAGGGAGATTTTATTCTCGGTCAAGCTTTGTCGGATTTTGAGGTAGGCTTTGCTGCCGCATCTGGTACGGAATATGGAATTGGTGTGGCATCTGGAACCGATGCGATCGCTCTTGGTCTGCAAGCTTGTCACATCGGTACTGGTGATGAGGTCATTTTACCAGCTAATACTTTTGTAGCCACATTGATTGGTGTAGTCAGTGCTGGAGCTAAACCAATTTTAGTGGATTGTGACCCGAAAACAGCCTTAATTGACTTAGAAGCAGCCGCTCAAGCCATTACACCCCGAACCAAAGCCATTATTCCTGTACATCTGTATGGTCAGATGGTCTCACCTAGCCAATTATTAAACTTTGCTCATACTCACAAAATCTTAATTTTTGAGGATGCAGCTCAAGCACACTTGGCAGAACGGGAAGGATATAAGGCCGGTTCATTAGGTATTGCCGCCGCTTTTAGTTTCTACCCCAGCAAGAATTTAGGGGCTTTTGGGGATGGAGGTATGGTAGTGACTAAAGATGCAGAGGTAGCTGCAAAAATGCGTCGCTTGCGAAATTATGGCTCATCTCAAAAGTATTTACATATTGAATCAGGTACAAATAGCCGCTTAGACACCTTGCAAGCCGCAGTATTAAACCAAAAACTACCCTATTTATCTCAGTGGAATAGCGATCGCTTAACCATCGCTAAGATGTATGATAGAGAACTAGCACCCTTGGCTACTGCTGGTATTATTCCTATGCAAAACCAAAGCGGCACAGGACACATATATCATCTTTATGTGATTAAAATTGATGATTCTTGCCCCCTAGAACGTCAGCAATTACAAACACAATTAACCGCAGTAGGCATTCAAACTGGCATTCATTACCCAATTCCTTGCCATCTTCAGCCTGCATTCACTTATTTAGGTTATCAACCAGGAGACTTTCCCCAATCAGAAAATCTATCTAAACAAATACTATCTTTACCAATGTATCCAGGTTTGACAAATAGCCAAATTAAAGAAGTGATAACTGCTATTCATTCAAATGTAAATAGTACAAAAAAAGGTGATGAAGTTAAATAAACTTTTCCCTAAATACTCACTATTTACTGATTATTCCTGATTAGACTTTTATAATTTCATCCTGATTTAATTGTGAGTTTCAACTATGGCTATCCAGCAACAATTAAAAAGCAGAAACACGGAACAATTGTTAAGTTTTAGCATTTTAGGAATTTTGTTATTGCTCTATAGTCCTATCTTGTTACATTGGTTAGATGGTTGGCTGCACAAGAATATTAGTATAGAACATGAGTATTTCAGCCACGGTATTATTGGTCTACCGTTTGCTGGTTATTTAGCTTGGACAAACCGGAAACAGTGGCAACGTCTGCCTAATATTATCAATCC contains the following coding sequences:
- a CDS encoding GAF domain-containing sensor histidine kinase, which encodes MVDHENKLFASSDGWNSLPAQEQQRLKLLSELGLKQPQTIPVFEEATQTAAHFLEAEISILGFIDQEIHWLKSSVGLSRLGLMNDLAKSRQLLRRDSFCTQVVETLRILVINDTKDINNTEIASSKLVQNYGIRSYLGAPLIDASGYCLGALAVMDRQPRNFTERDIEFLQIIARWSMSEFERNRLLQGKSENIPIPARRIPSFSFPEDQTIDLKIAPPILDKTYNSTKQLKLELLGQLTQELRTPLTSVLGMAGVLGREIYGPLTIKQREYLEIIQNSGRYLLSLVNEITELGIMDDSSNALNLVPVDVEMLCQQAINTLSEVAGRREQDIRLSIEPGRNRVWPLDKDKVRQMLYHLIFSVIQLSATSSIVRIHVGYQENTLCITVWVSHPWLGDGISEIDPYLRVDSSAMLEMVREAGKYNLHSENQENWPRIWEQSENLMKDHLGILVGAADQNLAALSGNLSREKVGLLLSCQLAELHGGQISIQGSSESGYRYVITLPLQSATPSQLINDVG
- a CDS encoding DegT/DnrJ/EryC1/StrS aminotransferase family protein; translation: MITKVPFVDLNLQHQPIQLQLQQVIQDVLAKGDFILGQALSDFEVGFAAASGTEYGIGVASGTDAIALGLQACHIGTGDEVILPANTFVATLIGVVSAGAKPILVDCDPKTALIDLEAAAQAITPRTKAIIPVHLYGQMVSPSQLLNFAHTHKILIFEDAAQAHLAEREGYKAGSLGIAAAFSFYPSKNLGAFGDGGMVVTKDAEVAAKMRRLRNYGSSQKYLHIESGTNSRLDTLQAAVLNQKLPYLSQWNSDRLTIAKMYDRELAPLATAGIIPMQNQSGTGHIYHLYVIKIDDSCPLERQQLQTQLTAVGIQTGIHYPIPCHLQPAFTYLGYQPGDFPQSENLSKQILSLPMYPGLTNSQIKEVITAIHSNVNSTKKGDEVK